DNA from Nitrospira sp.:
GCCGGCAACTCGGGTGCGCTCGAATCGCTCCAGGCATCGGATGTGCTCGTGATTTCTGACTTCTGTAGCGTCCACATCTCCTTCTTGAACTTCCAAGAGGGGCCACCCGTTCGGTTTGTGAGAACCGTGAAAAGCGTGTCGCCACAAAAGGCCGCCCCTGTACCAATCGCATCAACCACAGAACCCGAGGTGCTTGTCGGTCGTTCCTTCCAGGACATAGGGCTTGATGGGCTGGCCCACAGATCGCCCAGCGGATTGCCGTTTGGGGAAGTCACGCCGCCGCACACCCAGATCTCATCGTTGAAATTCACAGCGCTGAACATGCAACGAGGCTTCCATGCGGAGGACGACGTCATCAATCTGGTAGCATGCAGCTTGTTTCGGTCTGTTTTATCAATCGCGAGTTTCCAGACGTCATTCAAACATTGGTATTTCCCGAGGCCGCCCATCACCCAGATGGTGTTGTCGTCCACAATCACGCAGGCATGGCCCATGCGCTCTTCGAAACCATCGGCCCCCGTGACGGTAGCGTCCTGCCATCCTTGGTCGGCATGGTCGAGGTCGTAATAGCAGCTCCCCTTCGATTTCTGGTCCCAATCGACGGTACTGCCACCGATCAGCCACAGGCGGTTTCCTAACCGCACGCCAGGGCTCGATTCCATCCCGTCGGGCACCGCGTCGTTCACAATTTGCCAGCCCGTGATGCCGTCTGTCGACTTGCACAACACAGCCTTTCTCTCAGTCCCGCGCACGAAGATCGTGTACAGAGCGTCGACGGTCCGGCCTCCTGGGTCGAATATCACAGAAGGGAATGCGTTATTGCCCAACGGTTGTATCGGATGCCAGCCCTTCTTCAGAACGTTTACTGTGACCTGCCGTTGTTTGTCCCCTACCTTTAGAGTGTAGGTCCAGGTATCGGTGAGTCTGTCCGTTGTTGGAGACGTAACCTTTTTCCCCGTCTGCTGCTGCGTGTCCAATGTGGCATTCTGGTCGCCCACCACGTCCCACGTGAGCTTCACTTCGCCACCGCCGATCAGATACGTAGGTTCGGCAATGAAATAGAGGATCGGCGTCTCCGGCTTCTCCGGTTTCTTTTTCTCGATCGTAAGCGGTTCCTTGACGGGATTCGGGTCATTGTCCCCTGTCTTCCCAATAATTGTCAGGCCTGAAGACCCTGAGTTTGCATTACAGAGGATATTCTGAATCTTGACGGTCAGCGTATCGGCAGTAATGCCATCTCTGCTTTTAGCGATGACCCACATGAGCGTGGGAGACAGGCTTGTTCGAGTGAGCTTCGTAGGAACGTTATTAATGAAGAATTCAATGTTGTTGGCGTCTTCTGGTCGCCGCAGTATACCTTCGTCACCAACGGGGATTTCCAGAACGAGCAGTTTAAACTTCGGGTCCCCTGAGAGCTGGATCGTGAACTCGATCGTATTTTTTTTCGGATAGTCATCCCCGATCGTCAGAGATGTCGCCCTGGGCACGAGTTTGATTGTCATCGCCATGGTCTCACCCGTTACGTCTGTTTGCCCGGCGCCGCATTACCTTGATCCCGCTTCAGCCGTAGCTTCAGCCATCCCTCGCTGAGCGTCAGGCCCTCCGCGAAGCGCGCCCGGTCGTCGGCCGGCTTGATTGCGTGCCAGACCATGGAAGGTCTGGTCGCCCAGGACCACTGGCCAAAGGCGTCCGATGGCCGCGGCATCGTGGGCTGCGCCGCGCTCTCCTCTGACCTGGCTCCCAACACGGGCGCCACGGCGATGTAGACCGCCTCGATGAGGCTGACCTGCTTGCCCACCTCCTCCGGAAGCTGGATGAAGTGGCGCGGAAGAATGCCGGTGGACGCGTGCACTCGGGCGCTCGCATCCATCAGCAGGGTCAGTTTCAGCGGGTCGCCTGCACAGGCAACCGACAGGCTCTGATCATATTTGATATGGGTGTTTTCACCGAGACGTCGAGTGGCGCCTTCACTCGCAAAGAGACAGGGCGCCTCGTCAAGCAGGTAGCCGACAAGGCCGTCGGCTGGCAGGGCCATGCCGCCCAGCCGGACCGGCACGCGCAGTTTCTCGAAGTCCTCGGTCTCGAACGTCCATGCCCCATCGGTCTTCCAATAGCCGGCGGGAAGCCCCTGCAGTTCGAGGCTCAGCGAGGCCTGGACGAGGGCCAGCGGGCGGCCGAGCAGGACCGCCATGGCAGGGTCCTCGGAGGGAAGTCGCGCCTCTGTCTTGCGCAGCACCAGATCGACCAGCTCCAGGAAGGCCTGCCCTTCGTCCGCGCTGAAATCGGTAGCGAGCTGAACAAAGCGCTTCAAGCGCTCGTTGGCGATGCCACTTTTTTTGAGGGTCGAACCGGGTACCGGGCGCCACTCGAATGTCACCGGTGAGTTGATGGTTTTTTCACCCTGCGCCGGCAGCATGCTCTCCAGCGCCCCGAGCGGCTCCCCCTTCGCGCTGAAGATGGCGAAGCTCTTTTCCAAAAAGTTCGGGACCATCCATCCGCAGACCGGCCCCGATGCGGAGGCCTCGGCCGACTGCCAGTCGAAATTCAGCCGAGCGGGCTGGGCCAGCCTTGGGCTGAAGCTCGCATGATAACCGTTGGGCGAAGGCGCCAACAGCGCCGTAGCGATCATGTTGGCCTGCGCAGCCCCTACATGGATGGAGTCAATCAGCTTGCGCGTCTGGCCGAAGGTATCGACAAGATACAGGTTGACGAGCGCTAACGCGCCAGCGCGCACCGGCAAGAAGGTCCGTGTGACCGGCATGGTTGGCTGTGGGCCTTTGCCCATGGCCTCCCAAATCGATGCATCCACCTGCCTGCTCGTCGGATCGACCGGGGGCAGGCACAGGCCCAGTGTTTGCCGAAGCAATTGATCATTGAAGCCGCCAAGGGACTGGCCAAGAACCTCCGTCTGTTTGATGCCCGCGAGGTTGTCGGCCTTGCGCCCCGCTATCTCAGCGAACCTGTTCAGATTCTCCACCATCTGAGCACCGGAGAGCGCCGAGATAATCGTCGCGCCTTCGAGTAGAGACTCGCTCTGGACCAATGCGATCTGCTGCGGGATGAGGTCCCCGGCAAGCGGTCCCAAATCCAGCCGCCAGCCTTGTAATGCTTGGCTATGGCTGTTGGTGGAACCTTGTGCAGGCGTGTAAGACGGCGCCCATCGTGCCTGCCACATCAAATACACGGGTAACCAGGGGTTGGTCCCGTCCCGGTTGGTCCCGCCCCACCAGGTGACCCCCAGCGGGTCCGGAGGCTGGCCGACCCAGGTCAACGTATTGACCCCGCGCCGCCTCGACTGGTCGAGACTCTGCTGGAGCATCTTGAAGAGTTCGTCGTCTGCCGTTTGTATCACACCCGCGCAATTCGGATCGAAGAGCAGCGTCTCGAGCGCAAGCTTCCGAGCGAGGTCGCCAGGTCCCACCCCCGCCACATTGGGAAAACCCGGCACAGGGAAGCATTTGTCCGCCGACCATGTCCGACTAATTGTCCCGCTCTGGCTCACGCCGGTAACCACACCCATCGCCAGCCGGCAGCGCAGCGCGCCGCCTGCGTCCTTATCGGGTCGTTGCGCACGCGCGCGGTCGGGGCCGACTAAGTTCTCTCCTTTCAGGACCACGAACGGATCCTTCGGGTGCAGGAACGGCGGCATCGTCGACTCCGCGAGCTGCATGCCGGTATTTTCCGCCCTGAGAACTTCACTCACGCTGTTACGGCAGACGTCAGCGGCGTTCCTATATCGGGGTAGTTCGCCAGCAGCCGTTTGCATGGCCATGCCTGCTGGATTGACCACCGTCCGCTCACTGATGCCGTTTGCCCAGGTCGCCCAGCAAGAAAACAGCTGCCAGCGCAACGACTCGATCTTCCTCGCATGCCGGTCGTATCTCTGCTGCGCCTGGTTCAGCTCAGCGAGGAGCTTCTGAACCTGCTCGGACAGCGCCGGGAGTGTCTTCTGCGCCTCAGCGGAGCGGGCGATCGGCTCGATGGACCAGTGCGTGCCGCCCGCCACCGCGTTGAAGCTGTGCCGGTGCAGCAACTCGCCGAGTTGGTATTGATCCACCACTTGCGTGGCCTGCCCATGCTGAAAGGCGCAGAGGACTTGCTCGAGGACTTTCTTATCGGGGGCGTCGTTATTCTTGGGCGCGTTGCGCGTCACCAGTGCAGCCAGCGCCTCGGCCGCGCTGCCGCCGATGACGATGGTTGGCGGCGTTGAGCCGGCGGGTGCCGACGGATAGAACTGCGCCGCCCCTTGCCAGGTGATGCCGACGACGGCCCCGTGACAGAGTGTCCGCTGCGGCAACGCCGCCTCTTCAAGGTTGGGGCACGACCACCCCAAACCTGCCAAGCGCGCCTTGCAGTCATCCGGGGTATTCGGTCCGCCCCCTGGGTAAAACGGATCCTTCGCAGGATCCGAATACCAGCCCATGACGAGGTAGGTAAGCCGATTTCCTTGCGCGACGCCTTCCATCTTGTCGTGGAACCCGAGCAGGCCCTTGCAGGCCGGATAATAGGCGGCGAAGGAGGGATCGCCCCACCCGGACGATGTGAGCTCGAAGCGGTAGGAGCTCTGTGTTTCCTGCCACTGTTCCAGCGGCACGGTGCGACCGACATATTTGACTTCAAGAGACGGACTGAAAAAGAGGAAGGGTGTGCCGCCGGATTGCGCGTTATCAGTCACGTAGTCGCTCTCGACGACCCAGGCCTTCGAGGAGATAGTTGTATTGCCCTCCGCATGCCACAGGCGCAGCACAAGCCAGCGATTGGGGATGCACGGCTGCACGGGTTGCTTGTTGCCTTCATGCCGCGCGTTCGCAAGCGCGGTCGGCAGCGCCCAATGCAGGTGGACGCCCGGTTCGAGTCCTGAACTCAGCTGGCTGGCTTGGAAAGAAAACGCATATTTCGCGTTCCCGTACCAATCCGTGATATCGTCCTGCGTTCTGGGCACTGGCGCAAGGTCGTAGAGTGGTTCGTCTACAGGCTCCCCGACCACGAACACCTGCACGTTGGTCGGCACCAAGAGGTAGTCGTTCATGTCGGCCCCTTCCCCACTGGCAACCGAGTGCCCTGCTTATCGCGGGCCGTGAAGGTCACTCTCGCGGGCGACTCGATCATCTCGACGGCGAATTCTGCGGAAGTGAAGACATCCGTCTTCCCCATCTGTTGCTTGTTGACCAGTTCCGTTTTAATGGTTGCTGCCAACTCGCTCATCTTGACGACACGCGTGCCTCTATTATCCATCGGCACCTGAACCGTTCCCTCGCATCTAGCACCGAGCGACTGTGCCTCGCCCTTGATTATCCGCAGCCCGGTTTTCTCATGTCCTCCGCCCGGCTTGCTCGCAGCGCCGAAATGGATCG
Protein-coding regions in this window:
- a CDS encoding kelch repeat-containing protein — encoded protein: MTIKLVPRATSLTIGDDYPKKNTIEFTIQLSGDPKFKLLVLEIPVGDEGILRRPEDANNIEFFINNVPTKLTRTSLSPTLMWVIAKSRDGITADTLTVKIQNILCNANSGSSGLTIIGKTGDNDPNPVKEPLTIEKKKPEKPETPILYFIAEPTYLIGGGEVKLTWDVVGDQNATLDTQQQTGKKVTSPTTDRLTDTWTYTLKVGDKQRQVTVNVLKKGWHPIQPLGNNAFPSVIFDPGGRTVDALYTIFVRGTERKAVLCKSTDGITGWQIVNDAVPDGMESSPGVRLGNRLWLIGGSTVDWDQKSKGSCYYDLDHADQGWQDATVTGADGFEERMGHACVIVDDNTIWVMGGLGKYQCLNDVWKLAIDKTDRNKLHATRLMTSSSAWKPRCMFSAVNFNDEIWVCGGVTSPNGNPLGDLWASPSSPMSWKERPTSTSGSVVDAIGTGAAFCGDTLFTVLTNRTGGPSWKFKKEMWTLQKSEITSTSDAWSDSSAPELPAGWTSKPHSIAVVGFKNRLYLRCLHRNAMYGEVVGAPLFVYVGAT